In one window of Saprospiraceae bacterium DNA:
- a CDS encoding gliding motility-associated C-terminal domain-containing protein — MLTLCSGYNIQLNEIGSVVKDTFLFFYYDLKNNITLDTLCTQKLVTGVSNLSSPLEFLSSDPECDLLIDLDRNNSSGLYPYNYQYQDVRCAQWNFEICDEDTYIHTSFSLDSIEFELEGIQDVGYEILDGSGLSGGYQLIQRGNSSYVLLPGLNRSDTSFVHALRTVRYAHNGLKPTSGQRAIRIKGYNAVKNGVDVYSYFTVSSRPNAGLDTSIVLCAAYQWDQFSSLLQGSELGGTWIPSLQSGTNAFDSQNDVFTEYQYIVSDEYCGVDTANIHITRGQKPSIDLGVDQEICGGDSIKLTVPILSMQKILWSDGDTNSIKTIYQIGSYWVELISKDGCKNRDSIEIKKSNQFESIKQIQEICENKSYTYKAKIYYPGQKIIDTISATIGCDTLFEIEIIGIPLHEKQTLLEVCRGDSLQYKGMTYHSGDSSTRLILGLGGSCDTTEVILVKELAKPQIQIAGDSILCFGSSLKLKVLGSGSILWSTGEQNQEIEINTAGQYQVQLTDVKGCRNEAYINIIPGIIMEYKLLSQDPLCIGESSGQIEVKTIGTKPGLNYWSIDGQRQSMMSASGLSSGQYGVKLIDANGCEYEEWIVLKEPQELELGLPIEIEIIKGKTRILKMKSVDPHHIVQYKIIPQSGIRILSDSTIILTGIEDVVYEIIAIDENGCEHYTTLKVIVKETEKVFVANAFSPNGDQINDWIYPQSEEIQHIDLFAVYDRWGNQVLEQKNITSNQATQGWNGMYGSLQAQPGVYIYLIQYTSIGGETIIKKGEFSLIR; from the coding sequence ATGCTTACCCTATGCTCCGGGTATAATATTCAGCTCAATGAAATCGGCAGTGTTGTCAAAGATACTTTTTTGTTTTTCTATTATGATTTGAAAAATAACATAACATTAGATACTTTATGTACACAAAAACTCGTCACCGGAGTATCCAATCTCAGTTCTCCTTTGGAGTTTTTATCTAGCGATCCGGAATGTGATTTATTGATCGACCTGGACCGGAACAATAGCAGTGGACTGTATCCATACAATTATCAATATCAAGATGTTCGGTGTGCTCAATGGAATTTTGAGATCTGCGATGAAGATACCTATATCCACACTTCATTTAGCTTAGACAGCATAGAGTTTGAACTAGAAGGGATACAGGATGTGGGTTATGAGATTTTGGATGGCAGTGGATTGAGTGGAGGATATCAATTGATCCAGCGTGGAAACAGTTCCTATGTATTATTGCCAGGATTAAATAGATCTGATACCTCTTTTGTACATGCCTTGCGGACTGTAAGGTATGCTCACAATGGTCTTAAACCGACATCCGGTCAAAGAGCAATCCGGATCAAAGGATACAATGCAGTCAAGAACGGAGTAGATGTGTATAGTTATTTTACTGTGAGTTCTCGTCCAAATGCAGGACTTGATACCAGTATAGTTTTGTGTGCAGCCTATCAGTGGGATCAGTTTAGTTCATTGCTCCAAGGATCTGAATTGGGAGGGACATGGATACCTTCATTGCAGTCGGGAACAAATGCATTTGATTCTCAAAACGATGTGTTTACAGAATATCAATACATCGTATCGGATGAATATTGCGGAGTCGATACAGCAAATATTCACATCACCCGTGGACAAAAACCATCCATAGATCTTGGTGTGGATCAGGAGATTTGTGGTGGAGACAGTATAAAATTAACAGTACCTATTCTGTCAATGCAAAAAATACTCTGGAGTGATGGGGACACCAACAGTATAAAAACAATTTATCAAATTGGAAGTTATTGGGTGGAATTGATTTCTAAAGATGGATGCAAGAATAGAGATAGCATCGAAATCAAGAAATCAAATCAGTTTGAGAGCATAAAACAAATTCAGGAAATTTGTGAGAATAAATCTTATACTTATAAAGCAAAAATCTATTATCCTGGTCAAAAGATCATAGATACAATAAGTGCAACCATTGGCTGTGACACTTTATTTGAAATAGAGATCATAGGAATTCCATTGCATGAAAAACAAACACTGTTGGAAGTATGCAGAGGAGATAGCCTGCAGTATAAGGGTATGACCTATCATAGTGGTGATAGCAGTACGCGATTGATACTGGGTTTGGGAGGTTCTTGTGATACTACAGAAGTCATCCTTGTCAAAGAATTGGCAAAACCTCAAATCCAAATAGCAGGCGATAGTATTTTGTGTTTTGGCTCAAGCTTAAAATTAAAAGTTCTTGGGAGTGGATCAATATTATGGTCGACAGGAGAACAAAATCAGGAGATCGAAATAAATACAGCAGGGCAATATCAAGTTCAACTCACCGATGTAAAGGGTTGCCGAAATGAAGCATACATCAACATCATACCAGGCATTATTATGGAATATAAATTATTGAGCCAAGATCCACTATGTATAGGAGAATCATCTGGTCAAATAGAAGTCAAGACGATTGGAACAAAACCCGGATTGAATTATTGGTCTATCGATGGACAACGACAAAGCATGATGTCCGCAAGCGGACTTTCATCAGGTCAATATGGTGTAAAACTGATCGATGCAAATGGATGTGAATACGAAGAGTGGATCGTATTGAAAGAGCCACAAGAATTGGAATTGGGGCTTCCGATCGAGATCGAAATAATTAAAGGAAAAACAAGGATCTTAAAGATGAAGTCAGTGGATCCGCATCATATCGTCCAATATAAAATTATTCCTCAGAGTGGTATAAGGATATTGAGTGACAGCACAATTATACTGACTGGAATTGAGGATGTAGTATATGAGATTATCGCAATTGATGAAAATGGTTGTGAGCACTATACTACATTAAAAGTGATTGTAAAAGAGACCGAAAAAGTCTTTGTAGCGAATGCATTCAGCCCCAATGGCGACCAAATCAACGACTGGATCTATCCTCAAAGTGAGGAAATCCAACACATCGATTTGTTTGCAGTATATGATCGCTGGGGCAATCAAGTTTTGGAACAAAAAAACATCACAAGCAATCAGGCTACCCAAGGCTGGAACGGTATGTATGGATCATTGCAAGCACAACCGGGAGTGTATATTTATTTGATACAGTACACTTCAATTGGAGGAGAAACAATTATAAAGAAGGGTGAATTCAGTTTGATAAGGTAA
- a CDS encoding T9SS type A sorting domain-containing protein has translation MRKIIIPILMLIILLQKSFAQIQEFQIQFELRFENQKIYCDFVPLEDYQVIGMQFGVNHNSDQVTFDTLYSDVLDNLFRKNFNEICPRKVLMAWNSNSNKNVQLKKGQRFLTIEYSEIQPTDHFICLMPSFGIFCESMPREVIYTNGSSFVEYKVNDACIEYKIKDGVIIVDSENPLSDQFNSYFDQTSNTLQLLSNESPGSTWCQLSIYDLNGLSFYSKKLLGTGIHLNLDDLPSGMYFYVIRKNNVSVSQGRFVKMH, from the coding sequence ATGAGAAAAATAATAATACCAATTTTAATGCTGATTATATTGTTGCAAAAATCTTTTGCGCAAATTCAGGAATTTCAAATTCAGTTTGAATTAAGGTTTGAAAATCAAAAGATCTATTGCGATTTTGTCCCTCTAGAGGATTACCAGGTCATTGGGATGCAATTTGGTGTGAATCATAACTCAGATCAGGTTACATTTGATACTTTGTACTCTGATGTGTTGGATAATTTATTTCGTAAAAATTTTAACGAAATTTGTCCAAGAAAAGTTTTAATGGCATGGAATTCTAATTCTAACAAAAACGTTCAACTCAAGAAAGGTCAACGATTCTTAACAATTGAGTACAGCGAAATTCAACCAACAGATCATTTTATTTGTTTGATGCCTTCATTTGGCATTTTTTGCGAATCAATGCCCAGGGAGGTAATTTATACCAATGGAAGCTCATTTGTGGAATATAAAGTGAATGATGCCTGTATTGAATACAAAATTAAAGATGGTGTAATTATTGTGGATAGCGAAAATCCTTTATCGGACCAGTTCAATAGTTATTTTGATCAAACTTCAAACACTCTGCAACTTCTGAGCAACGAATCCCCGGGATCTACGTGGTGTCAACTTTCTATTTACGATCTGAATGGTTTGTCATTTTATTCGAAAAAATTATTGGGCACTGGGATTCATCTGAATTTGGACGATTTGCCGTCTGGTATGTATTTCTACGTAATTCGCAAAAACAATGTATCTGTAAGTCAAGGAAGATTCGTAAAAATGCATTAA
- a CDS encoding pirin family protein, whose amino-acid sequence MTRFRSIEFILSPPSPHMVGDGFRVHHFFPGNAPFDMQRLSPFLMLDYNAPFSFPPSHIPKGVDVHPHKGFETVSIVFKGSIAHHDSSGNSGVIGEGEVQWMTAGSGILHKEYHEESFSSSGGLFHMAQLWVNLPAAFKSHAPRYQEISRAMILTKSIEKGKVECIAGEFQNDTGPAQTFSPVILFVAELDAGGIFEHSFPEHFNAACLQVEGSGTWNRNSPTPEHHLVVFSNDGNSVSFEAKQPSKLLFMAGEPLNEPIASYGPFVMNTQAEIREALEDYRAGKFGRLE is encoded by the coding sequence ATGACCAGATTTCGAAGCATTGAATTTATACTGAGTCCACCCAGTCCTCATATGGTTGGCGATGGGTTCCGGGTACACCACTTTTTTCCGGGAAATGCCCCATTCGACATGCAGCGCTTGAGCCCGTTTCTAATGCTGGATTACAATGCCCCTTTCAGCTTTCCTCCTTCCCACATACCAAAAGGGGTCGATGTCCACCCGCATAAAGGGTTTGAAACTGTGAGTATTGTATTTAAAGGATCCATTGCGCATCACGACAGCTCCGGAAATTCCGGGGTTATCGGAGAGGGAGAAGTCCAGTGGATGACTGCCGGAAGCGGAATTCTGCACAAAGAATATCACGAAGAAAGTTTCAGCAGCTCAGGGGGTTTGTTTCACATGGCACAATTGTGGGTAAATTTACCTGCAGCATTTAAATCGCATGCTCCCCGGTATCAGGAGATCAGCCGGGCCATGATCCTGACCAAATCCATTGAAAAGGGAAAAGTCGAATGTATTGCAGGAGAATTTCAAAATGATACTGGTCCGGCGCAGACTTTTTCTCCGGTGATTTTATTTGTTGCAGAACTCGATGCAGGCGGAATATTTGAACATTCTTTTCCCGAACATTTTAATGCGGCTTGTCTTCAGGTCGAAGGAAGCGGAACTTGGAATAGGAATTCGCCGACACCCGAACATCATTTGGTGGTTTTTTCAAATGATGGAAACAGCGTCAGTTTTGAAGCAAAACAACCCAGTAAATTATTATTTATGGCAGGCGAACCCCTTAACGAACCCATTGCATCCTATGGCCCCTTTGTAATGAATACACAAGCAGAAATCCGCGAGGCGCTCGAAGATTACAGAGCAGGGAAGTTTGGTCGGTTGGAGTAA
- a CDS encoding T9SS type A sorting domain-containing protein, with protein MKTLPIFILLFVSTLIWSQSNDFSLEFKLRFENQKVYCDVIPKEDYKLATLQFGIHHNSDQVAFKTLTSNVLKGDKFKFNQICPNNVRILYINENLNENLIVNKGDILMTLEYEELSPTNHFICIMPSKEYTCTTMVREVIYVENNGLKAYSIFSDACVEYKIKDGVIIVGNNPVDQNVNNVYFDPYSKQLKYKLSQISKFDFPALDIFDMHGNRVISMDDIDFEGSFALQHLNTGIYVYKIYSKGKSIGVGKFLVF; from the coding sequence ATGAAAACCTTGCCCATCTTTATTCTGCTCTTCGTATCAACTTTGATATGGAGTCAATCGAATGATTTTAGTTTGGAGTTCAAACTGCGATTTGAAAATCAGAAAGTTTATTGTGATGTTATTCCAAAGGAGGATTACAAATTGGCTACTTTGCAATTTGGAATTCACCACAATTCGGATCAAGTAGCTTTTAAAACACTAACTTCTAATGTTCTGAAAGGCGACAAGTTTAAATTCAATCAGATATGTCCGAATAATGTTAGAATATTATATATAAATGAGAATTTAAACGAAAATCTTATTGTTAATAAAGGCGATATTTTGATGACTCTGGAGTACGAAGAACTGAGTCCGACAAATCATTTTATTTGTATTATGCCATCGAAAGAATATACCTGTACGACCATGGTTAGAGAAGTTATTTATGTAGAAAATAATGGTTTAAAAGCGTATTCCATTTTTTCTGATGCCTGTGTTGAATATAAAATTAAAGATGGTGTAATTATTGTAGGAAACAACCCAGTTGACCAGAATGTTAACAATGTATATTTTGATCCCTATTCTAAACAATTAAAATACAAGCTTAGTCAAATATCGAAATTTGATTTTCCAGCTCTGGATATTTTCGATATGCATGGGAATAGAGTAATTTCCATGGATGATATTGATTTTGAGGGTTCCTTTGCGCTTCAACACCTGAATACAGGCATCTATGTATATAAAATATACAGCAAAGGAAAGTCAATTGGGGTGGGAAAATTTCTAGTGTTTTGA
- a CDS encoding gliding motility-associated C-terminal domain-containing protein — protein sequence MFSRIWVIYLVITFNFPNCAGQFLVPIEYLSLNSKASCCCGQFTEIFFPNLDFETGPLPGPGTFFTYGTGTNFGGWTVTQGTIDHCDALVGNLGLGNPNGATYFIDLHGSPGLGGISYDLFGLTPGNQYRVEFWTAQNGGGFSSTGYLKIAGGSWLNVNWTVSVSGSVSWRKEMYEFTAQAANATMEFSSSGPMVFAGTLVDDIKIFECPGDMEPPEVLNLPVDLTVECDNQVPAPPRLQLSDNCDPNPSILLKETKVTIDPCTKMITREWTIKDVCDNEVKIQQLIDIIDQTPPEFTKLPQDKIVKCEQDVNKEFTDWIKKNGNATARDDCGPVSWRSSYDRDPHKYCDTILTEFIAISPCGLESIEFATFYVIDTTAPQFTTAAQNKNLICVAGAKDSLKMWIDSFAFAKTSGNCDTVLLSHNFNGDFNQNPVRLTVYAKDRCGNIDSSSAVFTYRTGSDTFRIKEYSCSFAQNSTDTSVFTSHGCDSIVISEKIKLFSDSVYIQNFTCDTFSSGFDTLFLTNVSGCDSLVFMDTELKPKSIISIDLYDCSFSTMRTDTSVFQGQYCDSTVYTHYIPLRKDTTVLQLFTCDSSKAGQQTIVLQNIFGCDSTVISNTLLSTVQTSMQTLFECGLSVGYTDTLVFQAGLCDSLVIRQHVPRPLDTLRLFNQTCDPLLSGVFNFHFFNRFGCDSLVIETIDLLPSDSLILLSSTCNLSQAGFFKDSLLNRFGCDSIVRRVVQFIPSDTTVIQAFTCDPLSVRNDTLVYQTSTCDSVVFRSIKLSASDTVSIQFSTCDFSQAGFDTLRLLNISGCDSLVFVQTQFVPSDTIYSKVFVCNPLFEGMQTFLLKNQEGCDSIIYHSSIFQAIDLFWKIDSINCHGANDGVFYLLNSNDFREPIEYIMNGKIQSGLQSIPNLSPGAYQVYLKDRRGCISDTVEFELFDPSPLITDLGADQTVKKGSPVNVKLISNKNLQQIIWQPNHPASCFNCSDFDFVADRDLWIYALGIDERGCNSLDSVFIQVQRAGNAYVPNVFSPNGDNINDYFYVQGEPGTIVELMQIYDRWGELIFETKNIPVNEPNLGWDGNYKGDKMNPGVFLFVVKILFESGNSQILKGDMSLIR from the coding sequence ATGTTCTCGCGAATTTGGGTCATTTACCTGGTAATAACTTTTAATTTTCCGAATTGTGCTGGCCAGTTCCTGGTTCCTATTGAATACCTTTCATTAAACTCGAAAGCAAGCTGTTGTTGCGGCCAATTCACAGAGATCTTTTTCCCAAACCTCGATTTTGAGACCGGGCCATTACCAGGACCCGGGACCTTTTTTACTTATGGCACCGGGACCAATTTTGGGGGCTGGACTGTAACTCAGGGCACCATTGACCACTGCGATGCATTGGTTGGCAATCTTGGACTGGGCAATCCTAACGGCGCCACCTATTTTATTGATTTGCACGGCTCCCCCGGTTTAGGAGGTATTTCTTATGATTTGTTTGGTCTGACCCCTGGAAATCAATATCGCGTAGAATTCTGGACAGCTCAAAATGGCGGCGGCTTTTCATCTACCGGTTACCTGAAAATTGCAGGAGGAAGCTGGCTCAATGTCAACTGGACAGTATCTGTTTCCGGGTCCGTATCCTGGCGAAAAGAAATGTATGAATTTACGGCACAGGCTGCGAATGCCACCATGGAGTTCAGCAGTTCCGGCCCGATGGTCTTTGCGGGAACTTTGGTAGATGATATTAAAATTTTTGAATGCCCGGGGGATATGGAACCCCCTGAGGTTTTGAATCTTCCTGTCGATCTCACCGTTGAATGCGATAACCAGGTGCCTGCTCCACCCCGATTACAACTTAGTGATAATTGTGATCCCAATCCTTCCATTCTGCTCAAAGAAACGAAAGTGACCATTGATCCTTGCACAAAAATGATCACACGAGAATGGACCATTAAAGATGTTTGCGACAATGAAGTAAAGATTCAGCAACTTATTGATATTATCGATCAAACGCCCCCTGAATTCACCAAATTACCACAGGATAAAATTGTAAAATGCGAACAGGATGTAAACAAAGAATTTACTGACTGGATCAAGAAAAATGGCAATGCCACTGCCCGCGATGATTGCGGACCTGTGAGTTGGCGCAGTAGTTACGATCGCGATCCGCATAAATATTGCGATACCATACTGACAGAATTTATTGCCATCAGTCCGTGTGGATTGGAAAGTATTGAATTTGCAACATTTTACGTAATCGATACAACAGCTCCTCAATTTACCACCGCTGCACAAAACAAAAATCTCATTTGCGTTGCCGGAGCCAAAGACTCCTTAAAAATGTGGATCGATTCATTTGCATTTGCGAAAACATCAGGCAACTGCGATACCGTCCTGTTGTCGCACAACTTCAACGGTGACTTCAATCAGAACCCTGTCCGACTCACGGTTTATGCCAAAGACCGCTGCGGCAACATCGACAGCAGTTCAGCCGTGTTTACTTACCGCACGGGAAGCGATACGTTCAGAATCAAAGAATATTCCTGTTCGTTTGCACAGAATTCTACAGACACCTCTGTTTTTACTTCCCATGGTTGCGACAGCATCGTCATTTCTGAAAAAATTAAATTGTTTTCTGATTCTGTTTACATTCAAAATTTTACCTGCGATACATTCTCTTCCGGGTTTGACACGTTGTTCCTAACAAATGTTAGTGGTTGCGACAGCCTCGTTTTTATGGACACCGAACTCAAACCAAAATCCATTATTTCCATTGACCTTTACGATTGTTCCTTTAGTACCATGCGTACAGATACTTCCGTGTTCCAGGGCCAGTACTGCGATTCTACAGTCTACACGCATTACATCCCCCTTCGAAAAGACACCACCGTTTTGCAACTCTTTACCTGCGACTCTTCCAAAGCAGGACAACAGACCATCGTTCTTCAAAACATATTTGGTTGCGACAGCACCGTGATCAGCAATACCCTTCTGAGTACCGTTCAAACCAGCATGCAGACTTTATTTGAGTGTGGATTATCGGTGGGCTATACAGATACTCTGGTCTTTCAGGCAGGCCTGTGCGACAGTTTGGTGATCAGACAGCATGTTCCCCGTCCGCTGGACACCCTCCGGCTGTTTAATCAAACCTGCGATCCCCTTCTATCGGGTGTGTTTAATTTTCATTTTTTCAATCGTTTTGGTTGTGACAGTCTGGTCATCGAAACGATCGATCTTTTGCCTTCCGATTCGCTGATTCTTTTGAGTTCAACATGCAATTTATCACAGGCCGGATTTTTTAAAGACAGTCTTCTAAACCGTTTCGGTTGCGACAGCATCGTCAGACGGGTTGTACAGTTTATTCCTTCCGACACAACGGTGATACAGGCATTTACCTGTGATCCTTTGTCGGTTCGCAACGACACCTTGGTTTATCAGACATCCACTTGCGACAGTGTCGTTTTTAGGTCGATTAAACTTTCTGCATCAGACACCGTAAGCATTCAATTCTCAACTTGTGATTTTTCGCAAGCAGGATTTGATACCTTGCGTTTGTTGAATATTTCCGGTTGCGATAGTTTGGTTTTTGTTCAAACTCAATTTGTTCCTTCAGACACTATTTATTCAAAAGTATTTGTTTGTAATCCGCTGTTTGAAGGAATGCAAACATTCCTGCTCAAAAATCAAGAAGGATGTGATTCAATAATTTATCATTCCAGTATTTTTCAGGCCATTGATTTGTTTTGGAAAATAGATTCCATTAATTGTCATGGCGCGAATGATGGCGTATTCTATTTATTAAATTCAAATGATTTTAGAGAACCCATTGAATATATTATGAATGGGAAAATTCAATCCGGGCTTCAATCTATCCCTAATTTATCACCTGGTGCATATCAAGTATATCTTAAAGATCGACGTGGTTGTATTTCTGATACGGTAGAATTTGAATTATTCGATCCTTCGCCACTCATCACCGATTTAGGTGCGGATCAAACGGTAAAAAAAGGAAGTCCCGTAAATGTAAAATTGATCTCCAATAAAAATCTTCAGCAAATTATCTGGCAGCCCAATCATCCGGCTTCCTGTTTCAATTGCAGTGATTTTGATTTTGTGGCGGATCGGGATCTTTGGATTTATGCACTGGGTATTGATGAACGCGGTTGCAACAGTCTGGACTCGGTTTTCATTCAGGTTCAACGCGCCGGAAATGCTTATGTACCCAATGTATTCTCTCCCAATGGCGACAACATCAACGATTATTTTTATGTGCAGGGTGAGCCCGGTACCATCGTCGAACTCATGCAGATTTACGACCGATGGGGAGAACTGATTTTTGAAACTAAAAATATTCCCGTCAACGAGCCAAATCTGGGTTGGGACGGAAACTATAAGGGGGATAAAATGAATCCCGGAGTGTTTTTATTTGTTGTCAAGATCCTTTTTGAATCGGGCAACAGCCAGATTTTGAAAGGCGACATGAGCTTAATTCGATAG
- a CDS encoding GIY-YIG nuclease family protein has protein sequence MYYVYILFSPTLNKYYVGSTQHIDVRLDEHNR, from the coding sequence TTGTACTATGTTTACATCCTATTCAGCCCAACATTAAATAAGTATTACGTAGGCTCTACGCAGCATATTGACGTTCGACTGGACGAACACAATCGCTAA